The sequence CAAAGATAATTTTGAAATTTCAAACCCGCCGGTTGTAGGTTTGTTTCCGGGAAGCAGAAAAAGCGTTGTAAAAAAGCACATTCCTATTCTTTTGGAAACGGCAAAAATTTTAAGAGAAAAACTTAATGCAAACTTTATAATATTTAGCGCCGGCAAAAATTTTGAATTTTCAAACAAAGTTTTGCCGGATTACATACAGCTTGTTTCGGACAACAATCAAGAGAAAAGAAAATCTGTAAATATTGCAGTTTGCCCGTCCGGAACGGTAAGCCTTGAAAACGCGCTTTTTGGCATTCCCATGGTTGTAATGTATAAGCTGGCTTACTTTAATTATTTTATTATGCGGCTTATCGCAAAAGTAAAATATATAACTATAGTAAACATTTTAGCGAACAAAGAAATAGTTCCGGAGTTTATTCAACATGCGGCGCGTGCGGAAAATATAGCAAATGCGGTTATAGAGCAGTTAAATCCAAATAACTATCGTCAAAAAGTGAGCGAACTTCTTTCGTTTAGACAAGCGCTTGGAGCGCCCGGCGTTTCAAAAAGAACAGCCGAACTTATTGCGACCGACAAATAAATTTATGAAAAAGAAAACAAAAATAAAAAAACTGTATGAATATCTAAAACCGTATAAAGGCAGATTTATTGCCGCCTTAATTTTTATGATATTATACGCGTTTTTTGACTGGTTCGTTTTAACAAAGTTGAAAGATTTCATAAACGTTATATTTGAAAGAAGCGATTCCGTTCAAATGCTTTTGAAAATAGCACTTCTTATTCCGCTTATATTTGCTTTTACAAGCATTTGTGATTACGGACGTTCTTATCTGTTAAGTTACGTCGGCGAAAACGTAATAAAAGATTTAAGGCTTAAACTTCACAATAAACTTATGTCTTTATCCCACGATTTTTATGTGCGCAACTCTTCGGCAAAAATGATGTCAAGAGTTACAAACGATTTAAGCATTGTTTCAGGCGCAATCGTAGGCGTTCCGTCGTCGCTTGTAAAAGAGCTTCTTACATTTATATTTATGGCTGTTTATGTTTTTTATCTTAACTGGCAATTTTCTCTTCTTGTGCTTGTGGGGCTGCCGCTTGTGGCTGTGCCGCTTTACGTTTTTGGAAAAAGATTGAGAAAAGCTTCAAAAGCCGGACAGCAGCAAACGGCGGAAATATACTCTTCAATACACCAAATGCTAAACGGTTTTTCGGTTATTAAAGCGTTTAATACTGAAAAGCATGAAGTTGCGCGTTTCCAAAATGAAAACGATAAAGCTTACGGCATATCAATGGGCATAGTTAGGGTAGATGCGCGGCAGTCTCCTTTTGTAGAGTTTATAGGCGGGCTTGCCGGCGCGCTTCTTTTGCTTCTTGGCGGCAAAGACGTAATCTCGGGCGTGTGGTCTCCCGGCGCTTTTATGGTTTTTTTCTATGCGGTAACTAAAATGTATAAACCTATCAAAAATCTTGCCGGAGTAAATTCGCAAATACAAAACGCAATATCGGCATCCGAAAGAGTATTTGAAGTTTTAGACGAAGTTCCGTCAATTAAAGACGCGCCCGGCGCGGCAGAATTAAAACCTTTCCGCAACTCAATAATATATAAAGACGTAACTTTCGGCTACACTCTTGAAAAAGATACAATTAAAAACCTTAATGTTGAAATTAAATACGGACACACCGTTGCCTTTGTAGGTCATTCCGGCTCGGGCAAAACCACTCTTGCAAATCTTTTGCTCAGG is a genomic window of Endomicrobium proavitum containing:
- the lpxB gene encoding lipid-A-disaccharide synthase; translation: MPNNRIFISAGDLSGEIHAANLIREIKKIAPSCFIESAGGDNLKSVSDSFIEDIVNINAFGFFVVNQIFFLKKVLKKIENSFKENKPDKVILVDYYGFNIFVGRLAKKFNIPVYYYVSPQVWASRAGRIKKLKEVVRKMFVIFPFEEKLYKDNGVDAVFVGNPLIDKISAKDNFEISNPPVVGLFPGSRKSVVKKHIPILLETAKILREKLNANFIIFSAGKNFEFSNKVLPDYIQLVSDNNQEKRKSVNIAVCPSGTVSLENALFGIPMVVMYKLAYFNYFIMRLIAKVKYITIVNILANKEIVPEFIQHAARAENIANAVIEQLNPNNYRQKVSELLSFRQALGAPGVSKRTAELIATDK
- a CDS encoding ABC transporter ATP-binding protein gives rise to the protein MKKKTKIKKLYEYLKPYKGRFIAALIFMILYAFFDWFVLTKLKDFINVIFERSDSVQMLLKIALLIPLIFAFTSICDYGRSYLLSYVGENVIKDLRLKLHNKLMSLSHDFYVRNSSAKMMSRVTNDLSIVSGAIVGVPSSLVKELLTFIFMAVYVFYLNWQFSLLVLVGLPLVAVPLYVFGKRLRKASKAGQQQTAEIYSSIHQMLNGFSVIKAFNTEKHEVARFQNENDKAYGISMGIVRVDARQSPFVEFIGGLAGALLLLLGGKDVISGVWSPGAFMVFFYAVTKMYKPIKNLAGVNSQIQNAISASERVFEVLDEVPSIKDAPGAAELKPFRNSIIYKDVTFGYTLEKDTIKNLNVEIKYGHTVAFVGHSGSGKTTLANLLLRFYDPKNGEIIIDGINIKNVTLDSLRKQIGIVTQDVTLFDNTVKYNISYGSFNASMDEIIAAAKNANAHSFISKLPNGYDTLVGERGAKLSGGEKQRISIARAMLKNPPILVLDEATSALDSTSEKLVQTAIDDLMKNRTVVLIAHRLATVRNANKIVVMDAGKIVESGTHEELIKLENGVYRKLNQMQSL